The Streptomyces sp. NBC_01571 genome includes the window CCGCCCCGTCGGGGGGCCGGAATGTCAAAGGGGAGGACTTCAGGCGGCAGGCAATCTCATCGGCCCGACGAGGCGTAAATCAGGAGCAGTCGATCAGCTGCGGTGATTCAGGCTGCGTGGAGCCTTCACAGTCCGTGAACCGTCCGGGTCCGTGACGGCCTGCGCCGAGCCGGCCTCCTTCAGTCGGGCGACAGCCGTCGACACCTGACTCTGCGGCAAGCCGGTGCGTGCGGCGATCTCGCCCACCACGCTGTCGGGATGGGCCGCGATGTCGCTGGCCACGACCAATACCGTCCGAGTCCTGCCGGCATACCGCGCGGCGCCGCCGGGGGGGGCTCGGCTAGCGCGGCCTCGCCGATCTTCATCAATGCTCGGCTGCAGCCTCGGCGCCGTCACCGGTCCGCACGCCGCCATGCCGCACCCCGACCAGATACACGCGGCGGGAACGCGGGATCGTTCGTTGGCCGCGCACCGGTGGGCCTCCTTCGCGCCTCCTGTGGGGGCGTCGGCGAGGGCTTTGGCGGCGAAGGCTTCCCCTCTCACAAGGAAAACGAATGTTCGTCTTGACGTCTCTTCCGTCCGTGCCGCAGGATGGAGACCGTTAAAAAGAACGATTGTTCCCGGAAGGGCGGAGGCGGCGTGAGTACCCTGCGAGCCGGAAGACCGGCGATCGCTCCGTTTCAGGTTCCCCGGGAAGACGGGGTCCTGCCCATGCCTTCCACGGCTGAGTCGGCGTCGCCCGACGTCGTGGCGTTCGTACTGCAGGGCGGTGGCAGTCTGTGCGCGTCACAGGTCGGCGCGCTGCGGGCGCTCACGCGGGCGGGGATCACGCCAGATCTCGTAGTGGGGTCTTCGGCTGGTGCGCTCAACGGCGTTGCGTTCGCCGCCGACCCGAGCATCGAGGGCATCGACCGGCTGGAAGCACTGTGGCTGAACATCAAGCGTCGGCACGTCGCACCGATTTCCCTCCGGACTCTGGTCATGGCCGTGGTGGGGCGTGGGGAAGCGGCCGTCTCGAGCGCGGGCTTGGGGAAGTTGCTGCGGTTCGGGGTCGGCGTCGGACGGCTCGAGGACGTCGTCGTGCCGGTGCACGTCGTGGCGACCGATTTCGAGACCGGCGCCGCGGTCGTTCTGTCCCGGGGGAACGCCGTCTCAGCGCTGCTCGCTTCCGCGGCCTTCCCGGGGTTGTACCCTCCGGTGCGCGTCGGGGAGCATCGGCTCATCGATGGTGGTGTGTCGGCGGACACGCCCGTACTCCAGGCGGAAGCACTCGGCGCGACCAAAATCTACGTGCTGCCTGCTGCGGTCACGAAGCAGACGGGCCGTCAGGCGCATGCGGTCCTGTTCGCCGCCTACCAGGCAGTGGGCCACATCCTGGATGAGCGCGAGCGGCGGGACGTGGCGGCGGTACGCGGGTCGGTCGTACGTCTGCCGGCCGCCGACACCCCGGTGGGTAGCCTCATCGACTTCAGCGACACCCGGCGGCTGATCCAGGCCGGCTACTCGCTCACCCAGGACTGGCTCGCACGGCAGCCCGCGGTCATGGCGTGAGAACGCCCGATGGCCAGCGTGCCCCCGTCCGTGCGACATCCGCTTCCATGGCCCTCGGCTTCACCGGTCGGGCACGGGTTGCCGAGACGGCGGGGGGAACTGCCGCCGGGCCGAGGAACCGGCCGGGCCCGGTCACCCCTGCCGGTCGCCCGGAACACTCCCGAACCGGCCTGGGCAGGCCGCCCGAGTCCCCACCCGAAGCTTCCCCCTAGGCAGTCCACCATGATCTATCCTCCCCTTCCCCTGCCTCCGGGCGCCGGGGACCACCCGGATGTCGGTCGCAGGCCACCAGTCAGCGGCAGCGGCGAGGCCGACAGCTGGCTGTGCGGTCGGCGTCGCGGCCAGGCCTCCTCACCTCTGCCCCTGCACCTCGTGGAAGCCTTCCTCGTCAGCCGTGCCGGCAGAAGACCGGCAGAAGGTCTGGTGCGCTTTCGGATATCGGACAACGTCGAAGAGCGCCGCTCCCGGCGCTCTTGGTCGCGCCGTACAGACGTAGGCCGTCAACTCGCCGGATCTGCAGGAGAGCTGCGGCTGGTCCGCTACCGCCCCGTCGATCAAGGCGTCACTTCCCGGGCCCCCATCGCCGTACTCACGATCAACGGCATCACCGACGTCGCACCCCTGGCGCGTCTCGACGTCGCCGACCCATTCCCCTGCGCCGTCGGCACGGGACGGGGCCGTGCCGCACCCGCCGGCCTTGACGTTCATTTCGTCGCGCGCCTGTGGAACCTGGCGTTCCCGGAGCGCACACGATGCCAGGTGCACCTAGAGGGCTCGTTCCGCGTCCTGCCTCACTGGCCGTCGCAATGATGTGCGGGTCGCACGGAGCCGATACCGACAGCGACAGCGACAGCGACAGCGCACACGATCAGGACGCGGACACGGCAGGCCGTGCGGAGCAGGCTCACCGGCGTGCGGAGCAGGCTGACCGGACAGGCCGGTTCATGTCCCTGCTGCCCTTGCGCCGGCGCAGTGCGCTGATGGGAGGTGCCGTCGCGGTGGCGATGAGTGCCGAACTGGTGCTGATCGCGCCCTACACACGTCGGGCCGCAGGGGAGATGGCCCAAGCCCAACTGGCGTGGATCCTGCCGGCCGTTGCCGGCGAGTTGATTTCCATGATGATGTTCGCCCGCCTGCAACGGCACGCGCTCGGTACCGGCGGACTACGCGTCCGGCTCGGTTCTGCCGCAGCCACCGTCTTCGCCGGCAACGCGGTGGGCGCGACCCTGCCCGGCGGTAGCCTGCTCTCGATCACCTACCGGACGCGCCGCATGCGTTCTTGGGGAGCCAGCGCGTCTCAGATCGGTTTTGCGCACGCGGCGACCGGTGTTCTGAGCACGGTCGCGCTCGCCTTGTTCGCCGGCGCCGGTCACCTTCTCTCGGGCGACAGCGCTCAGCTCCTCTCGGTCGCCGTCCGCGTCGGGGCGATCTGTGCCCTCACCAGCGCCGTGTTCGCGTTGGTCCGCCATCCCGCGGTGCTGCGTCGGCCCGTGCGTGCTTTGCTTCACCTGCTGCGCGGGCTGCGCCGCGGCGCCGGGGTACAGACGTCGGCCGACCGGTTGCTCGACGAACTGGCCGCCATGCACCCCCCGGCCCGGTTCTGGGCGTGGGGACTCGGCCTGGCCCTGTGCAACTGGGGTGGCGATTTCGCGTGCCTGCTCGCCGTATGCCATGCGGTCGGAGCATCGCCCCCGTTGAGCACGGCGCTGTTCGCCTACATCGCCGGGATGACAGCCGCGTCCGCGGTGCCGCTGCTGCCCGCGGGAATCGGCGTACTCGACGCGGCCCTGGTCCTCACCCTGCACCACGGTGGGGTACCCGTCAGCGCCGCCACAGCCGCCGACCTCCTCTACCGGACGATCACCCCGGGACTGGTCGGCATCACCGGATGGGTCCTGCTGGTCCAACAGCGCCGACGACCAGCCCGCCCTCACCATGTGCGCGAGTCCGGCGACCACGCCCGAACCGTTTCGGCAGCCTCCGACGCGACGGCGAAAACTAGCACCGTGACCTGCAGGACGTAGACCAGGCGTAGCCGGCGCCTGGCCTATGACCCCCGGCACCCCGCGAGGCGGGCCGCTCCCCGCAAGAAAACGAATGCTCGCATTGACGCGCGGGAGTGTCGGCGGCAGACTGAAGCCTTAACAAAACGATCGTTCGTCTTTTTAGGGATGACCATAGTGAAGAACCTGTCGGCGGGACCGCTCTCATGGCGCCGGACCGTCATCATGACCGTGGCGTTGCCGCTGGTGATCTCGCTGGCCGTGATGGCGTACGCCTGGCCCGCATCGCGCATCGCGCCCCGCGATCTGCCCGTGGGTGTCGTGGGCGCGAGCACGGCCGGCCAGAACGCGGTCGAGGGCCTGGCGCACAACAAACCGGGCGGATTCGACTTCCACCTCTACCCCGACCAGGCGTCGGCGCGCTCCGCGATCAAGAACCGGGAGGTCTACGGCGCCTTCGTGGTCACCACCGGCAACGTCACGGTGCTGGAAGCCACTGCCGCGAGTACGTCCGTGGCCCAGTTGCTCACCACGACGGGCCAACAACTTGCCGCCCACGCAGCCAAGTTGCCTGCGAGTCACGCCAAGCCGGCCGCCGGCACATCCGCTGGGCCCTCCGCGGGGAAGAGCCTGGCCAAGCCCGTGCCCAAGGTCAGTCTCCGAACGGCGGATGTCGTGTCCACCTCTGCCGACGACCCGCGGGGGGTGGTCTTCAACTCGGCACTCCTCCCCCTCACCATATGCAGCATTCTGATCGCAGCTCTCATCGCGATGTCGGGTGCGCAGATGCCGGTGTGGCGCCGGCTCATCGACCTGCTCGCCGCGTGCGCAGCAACGGGTCTGGCCGCCTACCTGGTTGCCGAAGGTCTCCTCGGCGCCCTGCCGCACGAGCATCTGGCCACGTGGGGGGCCTTGTCCCTCACCATGCTCGCCATCAGCGCGACCAGCGTCGGCCTGATCACCCTCATCGGTCCTACCGGGATCGGACTCAGTGCGGCGCTCATGGTCTTCGTGGGGAACCCGTTCTCCGGCATCACCTCCGCACCGGAACTGCTGCCCAAAGCAGTTGGCGACATCGGCCAGTGGCTGCCGCCGGGCGCCGGCGCGAATCTTCTGCGCAGCACGGCCTACTTCGAAGGCGCCGCATCCGGTGGCCACATCGCCGTCCTCGCCCTGTGGAGCACTCTGGGGCTGACCGCCGTCGTCCTCGGTCGCCGAACCCCCGCCGTCGCGAACGCGACGCTCGCAGCACAGCTCGCCGCTGCCGACGGCAGGAGCGCGGATTCACCGGCCGGAAACGAGACCCCGACGTCCTTGCCGTCTTCACCCACGAACCGTCCGCACTCGCACGCCCGGCACACGGCCCAGGAATGAGGCAGCCGGTCATCCTCACGGTGGCGCGTGTGGTCGCACCAGCCAGATGACGCCCTCCAGGAGGCCCGGATGCGCCGGCAGACCCACGCCCCCTCCACAGACCAGCAGACCAGCAGAGGACGGAGATCGCCGGTCAGTCCCCGGCCGGCGCTCGCCGACCTGTCAGCCGGGCCCGAGGGCATCTGACGGCGGAGACCTGTCAGCAGGGCCTGCGGGCATCTGACGGCGGAGAAACGCGCCACTGCCAACGCCGCTGACTGCTACCGGTTCCTGACGGCTTTCGCGGGGGGTGCCCACGCGGGAAACGTGGCCGCGCTGGGGAGGTTCTTCGCGCACGAGGTTGTCTCGTACGCCGAGGGCAGGGGCGCCGCGAAGGCCGCGTAGTTCCCCGCTGTCGGCCGTCGTCAACGACGAAGTACCAGCACGCGTCTGCCGAGCGCTTCTGGTCGGGCGTCACGGTGCGACGGGTCGACGTGTCAGGACGTCGCCGGATCCGGCCAGAGAGCCCGCAGGGCGTCCGAAACGCCCTCCAGCGCCTTGGAGTCCCCCATCGCCAGCTGGAGAATGTAGCCGGGCAGCATGCACATCAGTGTGGCGGCGATCGCTTCCGCGGACACCGCGCGTGTGAGGTTGCCGCCCTGCTGGTTCTCGCGAATGACATCGGTCATGGCGGAGCGCATCTGTGCCATCAGGTCGTCGAACTGTTTGGCCAGAGAGGGGTTCCGCAGTGATTCGGACCAGGCCAGAACGGCCAGCCCGGCGACGTTCTGCTCAGCGGTCTTCGTCTTCACGATTTCGAGGACATCGGCGAGGAGGTCCCCGATCGAACTGCTGGGCCGGTTCCTGGCGACGCTGTTGACCATCGCGAGGACGTCACGCATGTTCTCCTCGACGATCGCCGTGATCATCTCGTTCTTGCTGGCGAAGTGCCGGTATACGGCGCCGGCCGAGAGGCCCGACTCCGCGAAGAGATCCTGCATGGAAGTCGAATGGAATCCCTCGCGCAGGAAGCAGCGGCGCGCCGCGTCCAAGATCTGCGCACGGCGGGCGTCCATGTACTCCTGCGTGACCTTGGGCATGGTTCCATCCTATGCGGAAACAAAACGAACCTTCGTGTTATCTTAGCATACGGAGGATACGCCCACCCGTCCTCCGGGTTCGCGCTGCCGTTCTCCGGGTTCGCTGTACACACTGCGCCGTCGGCCGCCACCGGAGGTCGGACCACTTCGGCCATGCGCCGAGCAAGTCACAGACCTGGCGGGACGCGGACGCAGGGCACAGGGCCGACGGCGGCCCGGTCGGCGAGGCTCCGCCATACCTACCGCCGGCCATCCGCGCGCGGTTCCCGGCAGGCCCATCACACAGGAAGTAGCCCAGGGCTGTCACATTTCACGCTCTTCTGCGGTCGGTGAAGTGAGAGCGGATGGAGGTGGGAAGCCGTGGACGTCTATGAGGCAGTCGCAAGCCGACAGGCAACGCGCGCATTCACCGACAGGCAGGTGCCCGGCGAGGTACTGGAGCGAGTGCTGCACGCAGCGGCCTGGGCACCGTCGGCATCGAACCTTCAGCCGTGGCACCTCTACGTGCTGACCGGTGAGCCGCTGGCCACGCTCAAGAAGCGCGCCGGCGAACGGGTGGCCTCGGGCGACCCCTGGGACGAACCGGAGTACGAGCAGTATCCGCCGGTGCTGGAGTCCCCCTACCGCGAGCGCCGGTCCGCCTTCGGCGAGCAGCGCTACGGTGCGCTCGGCATCCCGCGCGAAGACCTGGAGGCACGCCAGCGGGCCGCGGCCGCCAACTGGGACTGCTTCGGCGCGCCCGTCGCGCTGTTCTGCTACATCGACCGTGCCATGGGCCGACCCCAGTGGTCCGACGTCGGCATGTATCTGCAGACCGTGATGCTGCTGCTCCGCGCCGAAGGACTGCACAGCTGCGCACAGATGGCATGGGCGAAATACCGCAAGACCGTGGCGGAGGTCCTGACACCCCCGGACGAGCTCATCCTCTTCTGCGGCATGTCGGTCGGATTCGAGGACATCACGGCGCGGGCCCCTCGTACAGGCCGGGCACCGCTGGGCGAGACGGTGACCTACGTCCGCTGACGATGAGCAAGGCAAACCACGACAGCCCGACTACCCGACAGACGGATCCAACCTTGCCGACTGTCGAGCAGCGGCAGGCCGAGCCCTCTCCACCCGGCCCGCTCCCGGCGCCCAGGTCACGCCCGCGAACCGACCCCGCTCGTCCGCTCGCGTTGTGCACCCCGTGAGCGTTGCAGAGCACCGTGTCCGACGGCACGTGGCCGCCCACGTGGTCGGTGCCGGCGGTCAGTCTCTGCACGACGCGCGGCCGGGCGCCGTGCCGCAGCGGGTGTGTGGCGATCTCGGCGCCCTTCCAGTACGGCGGCACGTAGGAGTCGACCCCGGCGGAATCGGCGGGGTACGCGTCCTCGCCGTCGCGGCCGCCGGTACGACGGGCATCCGTGCCGCCGGAGCCGTCCCGGAGCCGGGGGCCCAGTGGACGTAGGTCGGACCAGCGGGCAGACCGGGAATCTCCGCGGTGGGAAACACCGCGGAGGCACCCGCGCGGCCTTCCGCGCCGAAGCGTGGCAAGCGCCGCCCGCCAGTACGCCCCGGGCCCGCCCTACCGCACCTGCGCATCACCGGGCTGAACACCCAACTCGGCAGCCTCATCGAGGCGACCAGGCCTGCTCGCGCTTGGACCCGGTACGCGCGTCCGTCCTCCGGTCGTGGTGTGCGGGGTTCGCAAGCGAGCGTCATTGCGGGCCACGCGGCGTCCATGCGGCGGCAGTTGGTGCAGCGCCGGGATCGCGGGTAGGCGGACCTGTATGAGTCTTTCGAGGCCGGTGAAGTTTCTGCTGCTGTTCCTTCTGGCGTTCGTGGGAGTAGTGCTGTATCTGCACTTCGGCAAGGACGAGGATTGGAGCAGTTCCATGCTCCTCGGCCTGATCGCGGCACCGTTCTTGGTGGCCATGTGGAAGTTCCGGGACTGGTACATGAAACGTGCGCAGAGGGCAGGACGGAACTGGCGTGCGGCCCGCGACGAGCGCAAGCACGCGCGCGGCGCCTGAGCAGTTGTCGCCCTTTCAGATGGCAGTCCCCGAGGATGCTTTGGCGCGAGGGCGCTCGACTGCGAGGACGTCGTCGCCCTCGGCCGTGGCATATCAGAAGTACCGCTGCATTCCTGCCGCTCGATCGGGGTGAGGCTCTCGTTCCGGTCAGCGACACCGTGTCCATCACCACGGAGTGCGGCTACGACGCCTCCGGGCACCAGACCGCCGACACCGACGGCAATGCGACACCACGCTGATCTACCAGTACAACGCACCGTCCCAGCCCAAGACTTACGGGACATCACCCAGAAGGCGGTCCAACCCGGCAACACCGAAAGCAGCGAGGGCAATCTGGAAGGCCAGCTCGATCCAGTCGACACCCTGGGTGTCCGCGACGTCGAACACACCGGCGATGGCTGTTCCGAGCAGGGCGGCGGCGATGCCGACCACAATGGTCGACAACACCCCGACGTGCTGACGGCCGGGAAGGGTGAGACGGCCCAGGAGACCGATGGCGATGCCCATCACGAGGGCCGTGACGACCCCTGAGATCTCCGTGCCGTCTGCCTCCTCCTGCTTCTCCGCAAGATGTCGAAGTAACGGTGCCCCCGCTTTCCTGAGACAGGCCCACCGCCTTGGCCTTCGGGACGAAGGAGGCGACGGCCCACACGGTCATCACCGGCAATACCCCTAGGCAGACAATGCCGTTGGCGCGCGCGGCGAATTGGCCTTTCCGGACGTACGTCGCCGCGTCGAGAGGCTCCCGCAACTCCTGGCCATCCTCGGCCGGTTCACCATGGCGAACCGCGTTCTCCACTGAGGACTGTCAACAGAAGTGGTGGGCTCGACCTGGTCGGAAGTCGGTGTCGTGCACGAGGCCGCCGGGCAGCGGGACGCGATCAGCCGCGTCATCGCACACGACAAACCGGGCGACGTCGGCGGCCATCCCCGGAATACTGGTCGCTCATGGATGAGGTCGAAGTCGTCGTCGCCCATTCCGAGCGCGCGACCCTGCGCGTCGGCGACGTTTTTCTGAAGGTGGACGCCGATCAGGCGCGCATCGACCTCGAGGTCGAGGCGATGGCCCTGGCGCCGGTCCCGACCCCGGCGGTCCTGTGGTGCAAGCCGTCCGTGCTTGCGACGGCTGCACTCCCGGGGACGACGCTTGGGCGCCTCGGCGGCCCGTCGACCGGGTCGCCGGCGGCGTGGGCCGCGGCGGGCGCCGCCATCCGGAAGCTGCACGACGCGCCGTTGCCGCCCCGGCCCGGCCGGGCCGGCCGCAGCATCGTCGCGCTGGCGGCGGAACTAGACGACGAGTGCGAGTTGCTCGTGGCGAACGGCGTCCTGCCCGCCGACCTGGTCACCCGCAACCGCCAGGTCGCCGAGGCCGCGCTCCGGCCTTGGACTCCGGCGTTCACGCACGGCGACCTGCAGATCGCGCACGTCTTTGTCGACGGCGACGAGGTCACC containing:
- a CDS encoding helix-turn-helix domain-containing protein, with product MASDIAAHPDSVVGEIAARTGLPQSQVSTAVARLKEAGSAQAVTDPDGSRTVKAPRSLNHRS
- a CDS encoding patatin-like phospholipase family protein, whose translation is MPSTAESASPDVVAFVLQGGGSLCASQVGALRALTRAGITPDLVVGSSAGALNGVAFAADPSIEGIDRLEALWLNIKRRHVAPISLRTLVMAVVGRGEAAVSSAGLGKLLRFGVGVGRLEDVVVPVHVVATDFETGAAVVLSRGNAVSALLASAAFPGLYPPVRVGEHRLIDGGVSADTPVLQAEALGATKIYVLPAAVTKQTGRQAHAVLFAAYQAVGHILDERERRDVAAVRGSVVRLPAADTPVGSLIDFSDTRRLIQAGYSLTQDWLARQPAVMA
- a CDS encoding YbhN family protein; translated protein: MSLLPLRRRSALMGGAVAVAMSAELVLIAPYTRRAAGEMAQAQLAWILPAVAGELISMMMFARLQRHALGTGGLRVRLGSAAATVFAGNAVGATLPGGSLLSITYRTRRMRSWGASASQIGFAHAATGVLSTVALALFAGAGHLLSGDSAQLLSVAVRVGAICALTSAVFALVRHPAVLRRPVRALLHLLRGLRRGAGVQTSADRLLDELAAMHPPARFWAWGLGLALCNWGGDFACLLAVCHAVGASPPLSTALFAYIAGMTAASAVPLLPAGIGVLDAALVLTLHHGGVPVSAATAADLLYRTITPGLVGITGWVLLVQQRRRPARPHHVRESGDHARTVSAASDATAKTSTVTCRT
- a CDS encoding ABC transporter permease — translated: MTIVKNLSAGPLSWRRTVIMTVALPLVISLAVMAYAWPASRIAPRDLPVGVVGASTAGQNAVEGLAHNKPGGFDFHLYPDQASARSAIKNREVYGAFVVTTGNVTVLEATAASTSVAQLLTTTGQQLAAHAAKLPASHAKPAAGTSAGPSAGKSLAKPVPKVSLRTADVVSTSADDPRGVVFNSALLPLTICSILIAALIAMSGAQMPVWRRLIDLLAACAATGLAAYLVAEGLLGALPHEHLATWGALSLTMLAISATSVGLITLIGPTGIGLSAALMVFVGNPFSGITSAPELLPKAVGDIGQWLPPGAGANLLRSTAYFEGAASGGHIAVLALWSTLGLTAVVLGRRTPAVANATLAAQLAAADGRSADSPAGNETPTSLPSSPTNRPHSHARHTAQE
- a CDS encoding TetR/AcrR family transcriptional regulator; translated protein: MPKVTQEYMDARRAQILDAARRCFLREGFHSTSMQDLFAESGLSAGAVYRHFASKNEMITAIVEENMRDVLAMVNSVARNRPSSSIGDLLADVLEIVKTKTAEQNVAGLAVLAWSESLRNPSLAKQFDDLMAQMRSAMTDVIRENQQGGNLTRAVSAEAIAATLMCMLPGYILQLAMGDSKALEGVSDALRALWPDPATS
- a CDS encoding nitroreductase, translating into MDVYEAVASRQATRAFTDRQVPGEVLERVLHAAAWAPSASNLQPWHLYVLTGEPLATLKKRAGERVASGDPWDEPEYEQYPPVLESPYRERRSAFGEQRYGALGIPREDLEARQRAAAANWDCFGAPVALFCYIDRAMGRPQWSDVGMYLQTVMLLLRAEGLHSCAQMAWAKYRKTVAEVLTPPDELILFCGMSVGFEDITARAPRTGRAPLGETVTYVR
- a CDS encoding GlsB/YeaQ/YmgE family stress response membrane protein, with amino-acid sequence MGIAIGLLGRLTLPGRQHVGVLSTIVVGIAAALLGTAIAGVFDVADTQGVDWIELAFQIALAAFGVAGLDRLLGDVP
- a CDS encoding phosphotransferase family protein yields the protein MDEVEVVVAHSERATLRVGDVFLKVDADQARIDLEVEAMALAPVPTPAVLWCKPSVLATAALPGTTLGRLGGPSTGSPAAWAAAGAAIRKLHDAPLPPRPGRAGRSIVALAAELDDECELLVANGVLPADLVTRNRQVAEAALRPWTPAFTHGDLQIAHVFVDGDEVTGIIDWSEAGQGDALYDLATFTLGHEEHLDDLIAGYGTDVDLDVIRAWWSLRSLLVVRWLVEHGFDPSAPGCEVDVLRSRM